The Candidatus Binatia bacterium genome contains a region encoding:
- the mnmA gene encoding tRNA 2-thiouridine(34) synthase MnmA — protein MLAPLLEPEPGARVVVAMSGGVDSSVATALLVERGYDVVGISLRLSEERPGGSSSGCCSLEDFQDAARVADGLGVPHYVFDMREAFARDVIAPFVEEYLAGRTPSPCILCNRSIKFSALRRRAAELGARWVATGHYARRRIDGDRCRLLRGRDDAKDQSYFLFEMDQQGLARTLFPVGEMTKDEVRAFAASRGIATAAKADSQEICFVPDGRYADFVEKLAPGRVREGEILAENGAVIGRHAGVHRYTVGQRRGLGVAAGEPLYVESVDAETASVRVGPRRLLRRDGLVADGVVWTSGRPEPEGAAVEARIRHRHRAVPATVHRRGERIEVRFAEPEEAVTPGQAVVLYRGDDVIGGGWIRESFVAPGAEVASRGGGMRG, from the coding sequence ATGCTCGCCCCGTTGCTCGAGCCCGAGCCCGGCGCGCGCGTCGTCGTCGCGATGAGCGGCGGAGTCGACAGCTCGGTGGCGACCGCGCTTCTGGTCGAACGAGGCTATGACGTCGTCGGCATCTCGCTGCGCCTGTCCGAGGAAAGGCCCGGGGGATCCTCGAGCGGCTGCTGCAGTCTCGAAGACTTCCAGGACGCCGCGCGCGTGGCCGACGGCCTCGGCGTACCGCACTACGTCTTCGACATGCGCGAGGCCTTCGCGCGCGACGTCATCGCTCCGTTCGTCGAGGAATACCTTGCCGGACGCACGCCGAGCCCCTGCATCCTTTGCAACCGCTCGATCAAGTTCTCGGCACTCAGGCGCCGCGCCGCCGAGCTGGGCGCCCGCTGGGTCGCTACCGGGCACTACGCGCGCCGCCGCATCGACGGCGATCGCTGCCGGCTTCTGCGGGGCCGCGACGACGCGAAGGACCAGTCCTACTTCCTGTTCGAGATGGACCAGCAGGGCCTTGCGCGCACGCTGTTTCCCGTCGGCGAGATGACCAAGGACGAAGTGCGCGCATTCGCCGCGTCGCGGGGAATCGCGACGGCGGCAAAGGCCGACAGCCAGGAAATCTGTTTCGTTCCCGACGGCCGCTACGCGGATTTCGTCGAAAAGCTCGCGCCGGGTCGGGTGCGCGAAGGCGAAATCCTCGCCGAGAACGGCGCGGTGATCGGACGCCACGCAGGCGTGCACCGTTATACGGTGGGGCAGAGGCGCGGACTCGGCGTGGCTGCAGGCGAGCCGCTGTACGTTGAGTCGGTCGATGCAGAGACGGCTTCCGTGCGCGTCGGTCCTCGACGATTGCTGCGTCGCGACGGCCTCGTCGCCGACGGCGTCGTGTGGACGTCGGGCCGGCCGGAGCCGGAAGGCGCGGCGGTCGAGGCGCGTATCCGCCACCGGCACCGGGCGGTTCCTGCAACCGTGCACCGTCGCGGCGAGAGGATCGAAGTGCGCTTCGCCGAGCCGGAAGAAGCGGTAACGCCCGGCCAGGCGGTGGTGCTGTATCGCGGCGACGATGTGATCGGCGGCGGCTGGATCCGCGAGTCCTTCGTTGCGCCCGGCGCCGAAGTGGCCAGTCGTGGCGGCGGGATGAGGGGATAG
- the mtaB gene encoding tRNA (N(6)-L-threonylcarbamoyladenosine(37)-C(2))-methylthiotransferase MtaB, with translation MRVAIATLGCKVNRYDTAVIEKRVDARGWTRVDFDEIADAYVVNSCTVTDRADRDARRLARRARRRNPAGRVIMTGCYAQTSSEEITRLGYVDHVVGLGRIDDLLEAVAGQLDLRAAVSDLRHADSIATLGIDTFAGRSRAFVKVQEGCDLFCTFCIVPVARGRSRSVDARPVLEEIERLAAAGFREVVLTGVHLGGYGADLDPPRDLAWLLECLADRKPPVRVRVSSVDPPELTPRLLDVLRDDIFCPHLHVPLQSCDDGVLSRMRRRYTFAQARAAIERTRAALGDDVAIGTDLITGFPEESEEEFRTTCDRLEQLAPAYVHVFPYSIRSSTSAAKRWKPLDDATVHGRAAAVRHLDVELRARFRRRFVGRSAAVLFEGSRDDATGRWRGHSEHYLDVSCATPPDVGELRRSIRRVVIDEESAGGLVGRLA, from the coding sequence GTGCGCGTCGCGATCGCTACCCTGGGTTGCAAAGTCAACCGCTACGACACTGCCGTGATCGAGAAGCGGGTGGACGCACGCGGCTGGACGAGAGTCGATTTCGACGAGATCGCCGACGCCTATGTCGTCAATTCCTGCACGGTCACCGATCGCGCCGATCGCGACGCGAGGCGGCTTGCGCGGCGCGCGCGGCGAAGGAATCCGGCCGGGCGCGTGATCATGACCGGATGCTACGCGCAGACGAGCAGCGAGGAAATCACCCGGCTCGGTTACGTCGATCACGTCGTCGGGCTCGGTCGCATCGACGACCTTCTCGAGGCCGTCGCCGGGCAGCTCGACCTCCGCGCGGCCGTGTCGGACCTGCGGCACGCCGACAGTATTGCGACGCTCGGCATCGATACGTTCGCCGGTCGCAGCCGCGCCTTCGTCAAGGTGCAGGAAGGATGCGACCTGTTCTGTACCTTCTGCATCGTTCCGGTAGCCCGCGGGCGAAGCCGCAGCGTCGATGCCAGGCCGGTGCTCGAGGAGATCGAGCGCCTTGCCGCAGCGGGCTTCCGGGAAGTCGTGCTGACCGGAGTGCATCTCGGAGGCTACGGAGCCGACCTCGATCCGCCGCGCGACCTGGCGTGGCTGCTCGAATGCCTTGCCGACAGAAAACCGCCGGTTCGCGTGCGCGTGAGCTCCGTCGATCCTCCCGAGCTCACGCCGCGCCTGCTCGACGTGCTGCGCGACGACATCTTCTGCCCGCACCTGCACGTGCCCCTGCAATCGTGCGACGACGGTGTGCTTTCGCGCATGAGGCGGCGCTACACGTTCGCGCAGGCACGAGCGGCGATCGAGCGCACGAGAGCGGCACTCGGCGACGACGTGGCGATCGGGACCGACCTCATCACCGGTTTTCCGGAGGAGAGCGAAGAAGAATTCCGCACGACCTGCGATCGCCTGGAACAACTGGCTCCGGCCTACGTGCACGTGTTCCCGTACTCGATCCGCAGCTCGACGTCGGCGGCCAAAAGATGGAAGCCTCTCGATGACGCGACCGTTCACGGTCGCGCGGCGGCCGTCCGCCATCTCGATGTGGAGTTGAGGGCGCGTTTCCGCCGCCGCTTCGTCGGTCGCAGCGCCGCCGTACTTTTCGAAGGCAGCCGCGACGACGCTACCGGTCGCTGGCGCGGGCACAGCGAGCACTATCTCGACGTCTCCTGCGCGACGCCGCCCGACGTTGGCGAGCTTCGGCGCAGCATCCGTCGCGTCGTGATCGACGAGGAGAGCGCCGGCGGCCTGGTCGGGAGGCTCGCGTGA
- the rnc gene encoding ribonuclease III, with protein sequence MTARKTADSQPSPSLDALEALIDYRFRDRKLLERALVHSSAATEGDLESNQTFEFLGDAVLDLAVSEFLLRRHPKRAEGELTRMRASIVSAKGLATAAARLDLGRWIRLGRGEARSGGGKKANILADTYEAVVAAVFLDSGYEAARKLLEATFAQEIAAADPTGDDWKTELQELTQARYHCTPSYSLVSTSGPDHAKHFEVAIRVAGETIGNGSGASRKSAEQMAAREAVAVLRDKPLPPEPAPEPEAAPPRKRRSRAKARPADDAAAAAADNAAAAADSGEKPLDQGAR encoded by the coding sequence GTGACTGCCCGCAAGACCGCCGATTCGCAGCCGAGCCCCAGCCTGGACGCGCTCGAGGCGCTGATCGACTACCGCTTTCGCGATCGCAAGCTGCTGGAGCGCGCGCTGGTGCACAGCTCCGCGGCCACCGAGGGCGACCTCGAGAGCAACCAGACCTTCGAGTTCCTCGGCGATGCGGTGCTCGACCTTGCGGTGTCGGAATTCCTGCTGCGCCGCCATCCGAAGCGTGCCGAAGGAGAGCTGACGAGGATGCGTGCGAGCATCGTCAGCGCCAAGGGCCTGGCGACGGCGGCGGCAAGGCTCGATCTCGGGCGCTGGATCCGGCTCGGACGCGGCGAAGCTCGCAGCGGTGGCGGCAAGAAGGCCAACATCCTTGCGGATACCTACGAAGCGGTCGTCGCGGCCGTGTTCCTCGATAGCGGCTACGAAGCGGCGCGCAAGCTTCTCGAAGCGACGTTCGCGCAGGAGATCGCCGCGGCAGACCCGACCGGCGACGATTGGAAGACCGAGCTCCAGGAGCTGACCCAGGCCCGTTACCACTGCACGCCGTCGTATTCCCTCGTGTCGACGTCGGGCCCGGACCACGCCAAGCACTTCGAGGTTGCCATCCGCGTCGCCGGAGAGACCATCGGCAACGGCAGCGGCGCCAGCCGCAAGAGCGCCGAGCAGATGGCGGCGCGCGAAGCAGTCGCCGTGCTGCGCGACAAGCCGCTGCCGCCTGAACCGGCACCGGAACCGGAAGCTGCGCCGCCTCGAAAGCGACGAAGCCGCGCCAAAGCGCGTCCTGCCGATGACGCGGCCGCCGCCGCTGCCGACAACGCCGCCGCTGCCGCCGATTCCGGCGAGAAACCGCTCGATCAAGGCGCCCGGTGA
- the era gene encoding GTPase Era yields the protein MTVSGQPEAQRCGYVAIAGAPNVGKSTLLNRILGRPLSIATPKPQTTRRRLLGVETRGNVQIAFCDTPGIHPIHGLMHDRMNAQARQGLREADVVCWMLDASHGIRGIDREEAASLDPARTIVVMNKCDAVDKPAVLPRIAQASALLPGSEIFPVSARSGQGVEELVAHLVSRMPEGQWMYDPELLTDQSERYLVGELVREQLFVQLDRELPYRVAVSVDVFRDGPRHTSISATIYTDSESTKRIIVGKGGSRIKNVGIVAREHIEELLERKIFLELFVKVKPGWQDDPRFLEELGL from the coding sequence GTGACTGTTTCCGGTCAACCCGAAGCGCAGCGCTGCGGCTACGTCGCGATCGCGGGGGCTCCGAACGTCGGAAAATCGACGCTGCTCAACCGTATTCTCGGGCGTCCCCTCAGCATTGCGACGCCGAAGCCCCAGACCACGCGCCGGCGCCTGCTCGGCGTCGAGACGCGCGGCAACGTGCAGATTGCGTTCTGCGATACGCCCGGCATCCATCCGATCCACGGGCTGATGCACGATCGCATGAACGCGCAGGCGAGGCAGGGCCTCCGCGAAGCCGATGTCGTGTGCTGGATGCTGGATGCATCGCACGGCATCCGCGGTATCGATCGCGAAGAGGCGGCCTCACTGGATCCCGCCCGCACCATCGTCGTGATGAACAAGTGTGATGCCGTCGACAAACCGGCGGTCCTTCCCCGCATCGCGCAGGCCTCGGCACTGCTGCCGGGCAGCGAGATTTTTCCGGTCAGCGCGCGAAGCGGGCAGGGCGTCGAAGAGCTCGTCGCACATCTGGTCTCGCGCATGCCCGAAGGCCAATGGATGTACGATCCCGAGCTGCTGACCGACCAGAGCGAGCGCTACCTGGTCGGAGAGCTGGTGCGCGAGCAGCTCTTCGTGCAGCTCGACCGCGAGCTGCCGTACCGCGTTGCGGTCTCCGTCGACGTTTTTCGCGACGGGCCCCGGCACACGTCGATCTCGGCGACGATCTACACCGACAGCGAATCGACGAAGCGCATCATCGTCGGCAAGGGAGGAAGCCGCATCAAAAACGTCGGGATCGTCGCACGGGAGCACATCGAGGAGCTGCTGGAGCGCAAGATTTTCCTCGAGTTGTTCGTCAAGGTGAAGCCGGGCTGGCAGGACGATCCGCGTTTTCTCGAGGAGCTGGGCCTGTGA
- the der gene encoding ribosome biogenesis GTPase Der, with the protein MSRPTASWGGAGTSPRMRLAIVGRPNVGKSTLFNRLLGRRRAITLDEPGITRDPIVEPMDLEGMPLDLVDTGGLGGEADIALADRVHEHTVRAIGASDILIVLFDARSGLGPLDRDTVDLVSRSGLPAIYVANKGEGRASEDTALEFCALGIDPPLVISAEHGHGISELRSMIADMVREAGGLPEEEDENVDDGEYEGEDSGEEEAAEQADTGRPCRVALVGRPNVGKSSLLNLLAGQMLSLVDNKPGTTRDVVDTEIERGGRRYLLLDTAGMRRPSRVEEGVERISVRRAIEAIDRADVVVLLVEPEEGITDQDARIARRAWDEGRALVVLVNKADLATEAQLARVESEMRSVYRTLSPVQVGRLSVKRRQGIDEAFALIDLAKDAHNRRLPTAEVNRILAEVGRRREPPVVARGRAKLFYGTQTGVRPPTISIFTNRIELPEEYVRFIERCFREEADFAGSPLRLRFMRRDSHGGREQGEGPARAKKGSGGSSRSKHGARTQAR; encoded by the coding sequence GTGAGCCGTCCGACCGCTTCCTGGGGTGGAGCCGGCACTTCGCCGCGAATGCGGCTCGCGATCGTCGGTCGCCCCAACGTCGGCAAGTCGACGCTGTTCAACCGCCTGCTCGGCCGCCGTCGTGCGATCACGCTCGACGAGCCCGGCATTACCCGCGATCCCATCGTCGAGCCGATGGACCTGGAAGGCATGCCCCTCGACCTCGTCGACACCGGCGGCCTCGGCGGAGAGGCCGACATCGCGCTTGCGGACCGGGTTCACGAACACACGGTGCGCGCGATCGGCGCGAGCGACATCCTGATCGTGCTGTTCGATGCAAGGTCCGGTCTTGGTCCCCTCGACCGCGACACCGTCGACCTGGTTTCGCGAAGCGGCCTGCCGGCGATCTACGTCGCGAACAAGGGCGAGGGCCGGGCAAGCGAGGATACCGCGCTCGAGTTCTGCGCGCTCGGCATCGATCCCCCGCTCGTCATTTCGGCCGAGCACGGACACGGCATCTCCGAGCTGCGAAGCATGATCGCCGACATGGTGCGCGAGGCCGGCGGTCTCCCCGAGGAAGAGGACGAGAACGTCGATGACGGTGAGTATGAGGGTGAAGATTCCGGGGAAGAAGAGGCTGCCGAGCAAGCGGACACGGGTCGTCCGTGTCGCGTCGCGCTCGTCGGTCGCCCCAACGTCGGAAAGTCCTCGCTTCTCAACCTGCTGGCAGGCCAGATGCTCTCGCTCGTCGACAACAAGCCGGGTACCACGAGGGACGTCGTCGACACGGAAATCGAGCGCGGCGGACGCCGCTATCTGCTTCTCGATACTGCTGGCATGCGGCGGCCCTCGCGGGTGGAGGAAGGCGTCGAAAGGATCAGTGTCCGGCGGGCGATCGAGGCGATCGACAGGGCCGACGTCGTCGTCCTGCTCGTCGAGCCGGAAGAAGGGATCACCGACCAGGACGCGCGCATCGCGCGCCGCGCCTGGGACGAAGGGCGCGCCCTCGTCGTGCTCGTCAACAAGGCCGACCTTGCGACGGAGGCCCAGCTTGCACGCGTCGAGAGCGAGATGCGCAGCGTCTACCGCACGCTCTCACCTGTCCAGGTCGGCCGCCTGTCGGTGAAGAGGCGCCAGGGCATCGACGAAGCGTTCGCGCTGATCGACCTGGCCAAGGACGCACACAACCGGCGCCTGCCCACGGCCGAGGTCAATCGCATCCTCGCGGAGGTCGGACGGCGGCGCGAGCCGCCGGTAGTGGCGCGCGGCCGTGCCAAGCTGTTCTACGGCACCCAGACCGGTGTGCGCCCGCCGACGATCTCGATCTTCACCAACCGCATCGAGCTTCCCGAGGAATACGTGCGCTTCATCGAGCGCTGCTTCCGCGAGGAAGCCGACTTCGCGGGAAGTCCGCTGCGGCTGCGCTTTATGCGGCGCGATTCGCACGGCGGCCGTGAACAGGGAGAGGGGCCGGCGCGCGCGAAGAAGGGCAGCGGCGGCAGCAGCCGTTCGAAGCACGGTGCCCGAACGCAGGCACGCTGA
- a CDS encoding gamma carbonic anhydrase family protein, producing MIRPYLEITPRIAASAWIAPSADVIGDVEIGDGSSIWYASVVRGDVFPIRIGARTNVQDHCVLHVTHERHACILRDDITIGHRVVLHGCTVESRALVGIGAIVLDRVVIGEGALVAAGALVTPGTRVPPGMVAMGSPARIVREVTDAERAWMEESSRNYVLYAQQHATGVR from the coding sequence ATGATCCGTCCTTACCTCGAGATCACGCCGCGCATCGCGGCTTCGGCATGGATCGCACCGTCGGCCGACGTCATCGGCGACGTCGAGATCGGCGACGGCTCGTCCATCTGGTACGCGAGCGTCGTGCGCGGCGACGTGTTTCCGATCCGCATCGGTGCGCGTACCAACGTGCAGGACCATTGCGTGCTGCACGTCACGCACGAGCGTCATGCATGCATTCTCCGCGACGACATCACGATCGGGCACCGCGTCGTGCTGCACGGATGCACCGTCGAAAGCCGTGCGCTCGTCGGCATCGGTGCGATCGTGCTCGACCGCGTGGTCATCGGTGAAGGCGCGCTGGTCGCTGCCGGAGCCCTGGTCACGCCCGGAACCCGCGTGCCGCCCGGCATGGTCGCGATGGGCTCCCCGGCCAGGATCGTCCGCGAGGTTACCGATGCCGAACGCGCGTGGATGGAAGAGTCGTCGCGCAATTACGTGCTCTATGCGCAGCAGCACGCGACGGGAGTGCGTTGA
- the guaB gene encoding IMP dehydrogenase, translating to MEALDNLREALTFDDVLLVPGDSSILPAQADVSTKLTRRISLSIPLLSAAMDTVTESRMAIAMARVGGIGFIHRNLSPEDQAAEVARVKKSESWMVRDPLTVDPDAPLSAALELMSRHSISGLPVTKSGRLVGILTNRDVRFEKNLERRVRELMTSEELVTTRADITLEAATALLHRHRIEKLLVVDAAGSLVGLITVKDIQKSIEFPSASKDGLGRLLCAAAVGVGPDRLERVAALVEAGVDVVAVDTAHGHSKNVLETVAEIKKKFAGLEVIGGNVATAEGAQALIDAGADAVKVGMGVGSICTTRIISGVGIPQLTAVSDACKAANPAGVPVIADGGIRFSGDITKALAAGASGCMIGSLLAGTEESPGETVLYQGRTYKVYRGMGSLEAMRGGQSKDRYAQQDTDDIKLVPEGIEGRTPFKGASGATIHQLVGGLKAGMGYVGAASLGELRRKAVFMRVSLAGLSESHVHDVVMTKEPPNYQRE from the coding sequence ATGGAAGCCTTGGACAACCTTCGCGAGGCTCTCACCTTCGACGACGTTCTGCTCGTCCCCGGTGACTCCTCGATCCTGCCCGCCCAAGCCGACGTCAGCACGAAGCTGACCCGGCGCATCTCGCTGAGCATCCCGCTGCTGAGCGCCGCCATGGACACCGTGACCGAATCGCGAATGGCGATCGCGATGGCCAGGGTCGGCGGCATCGGGTTCATCCATCGAAATCTCTCGCCCGAAGACCAGGCCGCCGAAGTGGCCCGGGTCAAGAAGAGCGAGAGCTGGATGGTGCGCGATCCGCTGACGGTAGACCCCGATGCCCCGCTGTCGGCGGCCCTCGAGCTGATGTCGCGGCACTCCATTTCCGGGCTGCCGGTCACCAAGAGCGGCCGTCTCGTCGGCATTCTGACCAATCGTGACGTGCGCTTCGAGAAGAACCTCGAGCGCCGCGTCCGCGAGCTGATGACGAGCGAGGAGCTCGTGACGACGCGCGCCGACATCACGCTCGAAGCCGCCACTGCGCTGCTGCACCGGCACCGCATCGAAAAACTTCTCGTTGTCGATGCGGCCGGCAGTCTCGTCGGCCTGATCACCGTCAAGGACATCCAGAAGTCGATCGAGTTCCCGAGCGCGAGCAAGGACGGCCTTGGCCGGCTTCTGTGCGCTGCGGCCGTCGGCGTCGGGCCCGATCGCCTCGAGCGCGTCGCGGCGCTGGTCGAGGCCGGCGTCGACGTCGTCGCCGTCGACACGGCGCACGGGCATTCGAAGAACGTGCTGGAGACAGTGGCGGAGATCAAGAAAAAATTCGCCGGTCTCGAAGTGATCGGCGGCAATGTCGCGACGGCCGAAGGTGCGCAGGCGCTGATCGACGCCGGAGCCGATGCCGTCAAGGTCGGCATGGGCGTCGGATCGATCTGCACGACGCGCATCATCTCCGGCGTCGGCATTCCGCAGCTCACTGCCGTCAGCGACGCATGCAAGGCCGCGAATCCCGCCGGAGTGCCGGTGATCGCCGACGGCGGCATCCGCTTCAGCGGCGACATCACCAAGGCACTGGCCGCCGGTGCTTCCGGGTGCATGATCGGAAGCCTGCTGGCCGGAACCGAAGAGAGCCCGGGTGAGACCGTGCTGTACCAGGGCCGCACCTACAAGGTGTACCGCGGCATGGGGTCGCTCGAGGCGATGCGCGGCGGCCAGAGCAAGGACCGCTACGCGCAGCAGGACACCGACGACATCAAGCTGGTTCCGGAAGGAATCGAGGGACGAACGCCGTTCAAAGGTGCATCAGGCGCGACGATCCACCAACTCGTCGGCGGGCTGAAGGCCGGCATGGGCTACGTCGGCGCCGCCAGCCTGGGTGAGCTTCGACGAAAGGCCGTGTTCATGCGCGTCTCCCTGGCCGGACTCAGCGAGAGCCACGTCCACGACGTCGTCATGACCAAGGAGCCGCCGAACTATCAAAGAGAGTGA
- the guaA gene encoding glutamine-hydrolyzing GMP synthase, with the protein MQTVLILDFGSQYTQLIARRVREAKVYCEIHPCNLAAEKIREIAPAAVILSGGPASVYDEGAPAPVPALLGMDVPMLGICYGMGILGLADGGVVLRSDHREYGQADLTIDVCDDLFAGFSGGEKTSVWMSHGDRLETLPRGWEPIASSPSSPLAAIRNRGRQRWAVQFHPEVVHSRRGREILENFLFRIAGLSADWTMDNYLEAAVSRIRTLVGDAQVVCGISGGVDSTVTAALIEKAVPGQLTCVFVDNGLLRHGEAEQVCAMLGPRFGEDFLFVDASDRFLDALAGIEDPEKKRKTIGRVFIEVFEQASLKPRHGRARATFLGQGTLYPDVIESVSVKGPSAVIKSHHNVGGLPERMHMSLVEPLRELFKDEVRALGAVLGLPHDWLWRHPFPGPGLAVRVLGPITREALAMLRGADSIFIEEIHRAGLYEEIWQAFAVLLPVRTVGVQGDYRTYDLVVALRAIVSEDGMTADWFRFPPDVLARTASRIANEVKGVSRVVYDVSTKPPATVEWE; encoded by the coding sequence TTGCAAACCGTCCTCATCCTCGACTTCGGCAGCCAGTACACCCAGCTCATCGCCCGCCGCGTGCGTGAGGCGAAGGTCTACTGCGAGATCCATCCCTGCAATCTTGCAGCCGAAAAAATCCGTGAGATCGCTCCGGCGGCCGTGATCCTCTCCGGAGGCCCGGCCAGCGTCTACGACGAAGGCGCGCCTGCGCCGGTGCCGGCTCTTCTGGGCATGGACGTACCGATGCTCGGCATCTGCTACGGCATGGGAATTCTCGGCCTGGCCGACGGCGGCGTCGTGCTGCGCTCGGATCATCGCGAGTACGGACAGGCCGATCTCACCATCGACGTCTGCGACGATCTTTTCGCCGGCTTCTCCGGCGGTGAAAAAACGTCGGTGTGGATGAGCCACGGCGACCGGCTCGAAACGCTGCCGCGCGGATGGGAGCCGATTGCGTCCAGCCCGAGTTCTCCGCTGGCCGCCATTCGCAACCGCGGCCGCCAGCGCTGGGCCGTGCAGTTCCATCCCGAAGTGGTGCACAGCCGGCGCGGCCGCGAGATCCTCGAGAACTTCCTGTTCCGCATCGCCGGGCTGTCGGCCGACTGGACGATGGACAATTACCTGGAAGCCGCGGTCTCGCGCATTCGCACGCTGGTCGGCGACGCGCAGGTCGTCTGCGGCATCAGCGGCGGCGTCGATTCGACGGTGACGGCGGCGCTGATCGAAAAAGCCGTTCCAGGCCAGCTCACCTGCGTCTTCGTCGACAACGGCCTGCTGCGCCACGGGGAAGCCGAGCAGGTCTGTGCGATGCTCGGACCCCGTTTCGGCGAGGACTTCCTGTTCGTCGACGCGTCGGATCGCTTTCTCGATGCCCTGGCCGGAATCGAAGACCCCGAGAAGAAGCGCAAGACGATCGGTCGTGTTTTCATCGAAGTGTTCGAACAGGCGTCGCTGAAGCCCCGTCACGGGCGAGCGCGCGCGACGTTCCTCGGTCAGGGTACGCTGTATCCGGACGTCATCGAGTCGGTGTCCGTCAAAGGACCGTCGGCCGTGATCAAGAGCCACCACAACGTCGGCGGGCTGCCCGAGCGCATGCACATGTCGCTGGTCGAACCGCTGCGTGAGCTGTTCAAGGACGAAGTCCGCGCACTCGGCGCGGTGCTCGGCCTGCCGCACGACTGGCTGTGGCGCCATCCGTTTCCGGGGCCCGGCCTGGCGGTGCGCGTTCTCGGACCGATCACGCGCGAGGCGCTGGCGATGCTGCGAGGCGCCGACTCGATCTTCATCGAGGAGATCCATCGCGCCGGGTTGTACGAGGAGATCTGGCAGGCTTTCGCAGTGCTGCTGCCGGTGCGCACCGTCGGGGTGCAGGGAGACTACCGCACGTACGACCTGGTGGTGGCGCTTCGCGCCATTGTCAGCGAAGACGGCATGACAGCCGACTGGTTCCGCTTCCCGCCCGACGTGCTCGCGAGGACGGCTTCGCGCATCGCCAACGAGGTCAAGGGCGTGAGCCGCGTCGTCTACGACGTCTCGACCAAGCCGCCGGCCACCGTGGAGTGGGAATGA